A window from Phaenicophaeus curvirostris isolate KB17595 chromosome 13, BPBGC_Pcur_1.0, whole genome shotgun sequence encodes these proteins:
- the POU4F3 gene encoding POU domain, class 4, transcription factor 3, with protein sequence MMSMNSKQAFSMHPILHEPKYPHLHSSSDAIRRACLPAPQIQGNIFAGFDETLLRGAEALAAVDIVSQKTHPFKPDATYHTMSSVSCTPTSSSVHLHHPSVLTTHHPHHHHHHQPSQGLDGELLDHLNSALPLGGVPGPEVGSTPSHPHSHMSAINHMAHHSQPMNMSHPHGLASHAVISGPETETDPRELESFAERFKQRRIKLGVTQADVGSALANLKIPGVGCLSQSTICRFESLTLSHNNMVALKPILEAWLEEAERAQREKMTKPEIYTAGDKKRKRTSIAAPEKRSLEAYFAVQPRPSSEKIAAIAEKLDLKKNVVRVWFCNQRQKQKRMKFSATY encoded by the exons aTGATGTCCATGAACAGCAAGCAGGCGTTCAGCATGCACCCCATCCTGCACGAACCCAAGTACCCGCACCTGCACTCCAGCTCCGACGCCATCCGCAGAGCCTGCCTGCCCGCCCCCCAG ATCCAGGGTAATATCTTTGCGGGCTTTGACGAGACCTTGCTGCGAGGCGCCGAGGCTCTGGCTGCTGTGGATATCGTGTCGCAGAAAACTCACCCCTTCAAGCCAGATGCCACCTACCACACCATGAGCAGCGTGTCCTGCACTCCTACCTCGTCCTCCGTCCACCTGCACCACCCGTCCGTGCTGACCACCCAccatccccaccaccaccaccatcaccagCCCTCGCAGGGCCTGGACGGCGAGCTCCTGGACCACCTCAACTCGGCTCTCCCGCTCGGAGGGGTGCCGGGGCCGGAGGTGGGCTCCACGCCTTCTCACCCTCACTCCCACATGTCGGCCATCAACCACATGGCCCACCACTCCCAACCCATGAACATGTCCCACCCCCACGGTCTCGCTTCCCACGCTGTCATCTCCGGCCCCGAGACGGAGACGGACCCCCGGGAGCTGGAGTCCTTCGCCGAGCGGTTCAAGCAACGGAGGATCAAGCTGGGGGTGACCCAAGCAGACGTGGGCTCCGCGTTGGCCAACCTGAAGATCCCCGGGGTCGGCTGCCTTAGCCAAAGCACAATCTGCAGGTTCGAGTCCCTCACCTTGTCCCACAACAACATGGTGGCCCTCAAGCCCATCCTAGAAGCCTGgttggaggaggctgagagggcccagagggagaaaatgaccAAACCCGAGATCTACACGGCGGGCGACAAGAAGCGTAAGCGCACGTCCATCGCCGCCCCCGAGAAGCGCTCGCTGGAGGCTTATTTCGCCGTGCAGCCACGACCCTCTTCGGAGAAAATCGCCGCCATCGCCGAGAAGTTAGACTTGAAGAAGAACGTGGTGCGCGTCTGGTTTTGCAATCAgagacagaagcagaaaaggatgAAATTTTCTGCCACCTACTGA